A DNA window from Plasmodium brasilianum strain Bolivian I chromosome 12, whole genome shotgun sequence contains the following coding sequences:
- a CDS encoding WD repeat-containing protein 92 has translation MHIQNKPQIIEHINYSLDNTIYDVKWVDGKSNIIAVGELLDKKGYINIYNLNKGNFTCISNNRTDKGIKTICPFYSHSGSYTIACGSFDGSILLYDINNLSEPYYSIKKHSKLINKIDCKSYKNNNIIVSASRDGSVKIFDIRTNHEVVSLEPPKNSDYMPDCWCVATGNNYIEENSYCETGQENLNICAGYDNGDIKFFDIKMMLIEHEANVNNGVCSINYDRKDTKRNKLICSTLEGNIYIFNLDVYSEDSGFAYSKDQIISGTCWGTPFLPQNRDIFATLGGDGNLILYKYINPEKNYVFDELKGCKRGIIGELEKLNYQNVSTQPIISFDWNKDKLGLCVFASLDQTIRIYIITKLNLY, from the exons ATGCACATACAAAATAAACCACAAATAAttgaacatataaattattcattGGATAATACTATATACGATGTGAAATGGGTTGATGGAAAATCAAACATCATTGCTGTTGGAGAATTATTAGATAAAAAGggatacataaatatttataatttaaataaggGGAATTTTACGTGTATTTCTAATAATCGAACAgataaaggaataaaaactATTTGTCCTTTTTATTCTCATTCGGGAAGCTACACTATTGCTTGTG GCTCATTTGACGGTAGCATATTGTTATATGATATCAACAATTTGTCTGAGCCATATTATagcataaaaaaacatagcaagttaataaataaaatagactGCAAAagttacaaaaataataatattatcgtAAGTGCAAGCAGGGATGGATcggttaaaatttttgacaTAAGGACAAACCATGAA GTTGTCAGTTTAGAGCCCCCAAAAAACTCAGACTATATGCCTGACTGCTGGTGTGTTGCAACAG GAAATAACTACATTGAAGAAAATTCGTATTGTGAGACTGGACAGGAAAACTTGAATATATGCGCAGGATATGACAATGGggatattaaattttttgacATAAAAATGATGTTAATTGAGCACGAG GCTAATGTTAACAATGGAGTTTGTTCTATAAATTACGACAGAAAAGACACCAAacgaaataaattaatttgcTCAACGCTAGAAGggaatatttacattttcaacTTAGATGTCTACAGCGAAGATTCCGGGTTTGCATATAGCAAGGACCAAATAATATCAG GAACTTGCTGGGGTACTCCATTTTTGCCGCAGAACCGGGACATTTTTGCAACATTAGGGGGAGACGGAAAT ctaattctgtataaatatataaacccggaaaaaaattatgtatttgaTGAATTGAAAGGATGCAAAAGGGGAATAATTGGAGAATTAGAAAAGTTAAATTACCAGAACGTTTCTACTCAACCAATAATTTCATTTGATTGGAATAAAGACAAGTTAGGTCTTTGTGTTTTTGCTTCCTTAGATCAAACAATTAGGATTTACATAATAACGAAGCTAAATTTGTACTAA
- a CDS encoding hypothetical protein (conserved Plasmodium protein) — MNRNTIIYEENADGNEKKKRKLFEDTPNFDSNFFSNYLTEYNVDHVNFSRVSSNQISSNQINCNQSNNVLDSTYQNSKETNYCDNFYPNDNSFNIYKQNKKDDPLLGFNNNCNNNIQFDKNLLINSIDVLLNFMNYNYLNETIKHEALHENLLNLRFYILSLNDDKFIQKKITEYFLKM, encoded by the coding sequence ATGAATAGgaatacaataatatatgaagaaaatgctgatggaaatgaaaaaaaaaagagaaaactTTTCGAAGATACGCCAAATTTTGACTCCAACTTCTTTTCAAATTACTTAACAGAATATAACGTTGATCATGTTAATTTCAGTCGGGTAAGCAGCAACCAGATCAGCAGTAATCAAATAAACTGCAATCAGTCTAACAATGTACTAGACAGTACTTATCAGAACAGTAAAGAAACAAACTACTGCGACAATTTTTATCCTAATGACAactcatttaatatatataaacaaaacaaGAAGGATGACCCATTATTAGGCTTCAACAATaactgtaataataatatacaatttGACAAAAATTTGCTAATAAACAGTATTGatgttcttttaaattttatgaattataacTACTTAAATGAGACGATAAAGCATGAAGCTCTTCatgaaaatttattgaaTTTGCGTTTCTATATTCTTAGCTTAAATGATGATAAATttatccaaaaaaaaataacagaaTATTTCCTGAAAATGtaa
- a CDS encoding 6-cysteine protein P47: protein MKLSILAAVTSLFFIREIVNEGIGMIEYVCDFHFNPLTSVNPSLKEGEDKFEQIGCTVNNPSLSDIVALICPKKKESRYSKVEIVPSTCFSTHLYSPYDSEKDAKDFKKLDVEKILTVNKTFDDFELRTLVIPYSYKKNKTIYCRCDNRETENGIGSNEKEKGKVGLVKIILNQKDENPRGVDITGSNEFSQDGVTGTDYNREIQIKENEVIHLKYTGFKNTYEDQCDNLMNIKFGFISEYFFSLRMPTVFLSPINCTLTFEKNSSTYKIVLKSEKTGTIDGCDFTKPKGEGMYLNGFNLNDITDEEICSVHIKSGKKNLAAGFRCPYKLTPTYCFRHVLYEKTINGEKKFETFLLDDVLETIDVEYYANLKLRAFVVGFPTRPEKNKVIRCICENAGKKGIMELTIDSASTSFVSLVLVLLVVAFLYLN, encoded by the coding sequence atgaaattatCAATACTAGCTGCAGTAACGTCACTATTTTTCATAAGAGAAATTGTGAATGAAGGAATAGGTATGATTGAATATGTATGCGATTTTCATTTCAATCCTTTAACTAGTGTTAATCCATCATTAAAGGAAGGAGAAGATAAGTTTGAACAAATCGGATGTACAGTAAACAACCCTAGCTTATCAGACATCGTTGCATTAATTTGTCCAAAGAAAAAAGAGTCTCGATATTCGAAGGTTGAAATTGTTCCTTCTACATGTTTTTCTACTCACCTATATTCTCCTTACGATTCTGAGAAAGATGCAaaagattttaaaaaactagatgttgaaaaaatattaactgtAAACAAAACTTTTGATGATTTCGAATTAAGAACATTAGTTATTCCATAtagttataaaaagaataagacTATTTATTGTAGATGTGATAACAGAGAAACAGAAAATGGAATTGGatcaaatgaaaaagagaaagGAAAAGTAGGattagtaaaaattattttaaaccaaaaagatgaaaatcCAAGGGGTGTAGATATTACTGGATCTAACGAATTTTCACAGGATGGTGTAACAGGAACAGACTATAATAGagaaattcaaataaaagaaaatgaagttattcatttaaaatatactgGTTTTAAGAATACATATGAAGATCAATGTGataatttaatgaatatCAAATTTGGTTTTATttcagaatattttttttctcttagaATGCCTACTGTTTTTTTGAGCCCAATTAATTGCACATTaacatttgaaaaaaatagttctACTTATAAAATTGTTCTTAAATCAGAAAAAACAGGAACTATTGATGGTTGTGATTTTACTAAACCTAAAGGTGAAGGCATGTATTTAAATGGTTTCAACCTGAACGATATAACTGATGAAGAAATTTGTTCTGTCCATATAAAATCAGGTAAAAAGAATCTTGCTGCTGGTTTTAGGTGTCCTTATAAATTAACTCCTACTTATTGTTTTAGACatgttttatatgaaaaaacaattaatggagaaaaaaaatttgaaacgTTTTTGTTAGATGATGTATTAGAAACAATTGATGTAGAATACTACGCCAATTTAAAACTAAGAGCTTTTGTCGTTGGATTTCCAACTAGACcagagaaaaataaagttatAAGGTGCATTTGTGAAAATGCTGGCAAAAAAGGAATCATGGAATTGACAATTGACTCTGCTAGTACGAGTTTTGTTAGTTTAGTTTTAGTATTACTTGTTGTTGCATTCCTATATTTGAATTAA